A genomic region of Arachis stenosperma cultivar V10309 chromosome 9, arast.V10309.gnm1.PFL2, whole genome shotgun sequence contains the following coding sequences:
- the LOC130951279 gene encoding DEAD-box ATP-dependent RNA helicase 8-like isoform X2, translated as MIQVIAFNDKPVKNLKGLATMVENCDDEFLKFDLEYQQDVTATKRNEFEDYFLKRELLMGIYEKGFERPSPIQEESIPIALTGSDILARAKNGTGKTAAFYIPALEKIDQKQSILA; from the exons ATGATTCAG GTTATTGCTTTCAATGATAAGCCTGTGAAGAATTTGAAGGGCTTGGCCACCATGGTTGAGAACTGTGATGATGAGTTTCTAAAGTTTGATCTGGAATACCAACAG GATGTGACAGCAACTAAAAGAAATGAATTTGAGGATTATTTTTTGAAGCGAGAGTTGCTCATGGGAATATATGAGAAGGGTTTTGAAAGGCCTTCTCCTATCCAAGAAGAAAGCATTCCAATTGCTCTTACTGGTAGTGACATTCTTGCAAGGGCTAAAAATGGGACAGGCAAAACAGCTGCATTTTACATTCCTGCATTGGAAAAAATTGACCAGAAACAATCTATTCTGGCATAG
- the LOC130951279 gene encoding DEAD-box ATP-dependent RNA helicase 8-like isoform X1, translated as MIQYGKDYEFDAPVKLLEKHLHAMAQSVDEQLLVIAFNDKPVKNLKGLATMVENCDDEFLKFDLEYQQDVTATKRNEFEDYFLKRELLMGIYEKGFERPSPIQEESIPIALTGSDILARAKNGTGKTAAFYIPALEKIDQKQSILA; from the exons ATGATTCAG TATGGTAAAGATTATGAATTTGATGCTCCAGTGAAGCTCCTAGAAAAACATCTACATGCTATGGCACAATCTGTTGATGAGCAACTTCTT GTTATTGCTTTCAATGATAAGCCTGTGAAGAATTTGAAGGGCTTGGCCACCATGGTTGAGAACTGTGATGATGAGTTTCTAAAGTTTGATCTGGAATACCAACAG GATGTGACAGCAACTAAAAGAAATGAATTTGAGGATTATTTTTTGAAGCGAGAGTTGCTCATGGGAATATATGAGAAGGGTTTTGAAAGGCCTTCTCCTATCCAAGAAGAAAGCATTCCAATTGCTCTTACTGGTAGTGACATTCTTGCAAGGGCTAAAAATGGGACAGGCAAAACAGCTGCATTTTACATTCCTGCATTGGAAAAAATTGACCAGAAACAATCTATTCTGGCATAG